One Verrucomicrobiota bacterium DNA window includes the following coding sequences:
- a CDS encoding DUF4962 domain-containing protein has product MHTCFKKKYLPVLLLITIAWLAQAAEKPSPVATPAAPEILATLKKPHPRLLMSTEDFARLRKEVDTDPNLQKWFQRVRDNAGKILRETPVKYEIPDGLRLLATSRKVVDRVYCLALMYRLSGDAKYAERAWKELETAAAFQDWNPKHFLDTAEMSLGFAIGYDWLFDYWTPQQKTVLRTAIVEKGLKLGVDCQRGKAAKGVGSFWVRAHHNWNQVCNGGIGMGALAVADEVPALAGEFLEASLKSIQLAMMEYGPDGAWAEGPGYWNYATMYNVTFLAGLESALGTDYKLSSIPGFSEAGSFPITAVGPTGRSFNYADAHEGGITASCLLWLANKFNRPDYAVYEIQGTVGSPTDMIWYNSRLDLKTAKQAPLDKYFRGAEVVSLRGAWNDKNASWVAFKAGDNKANHSNLDLGVFVMEALGVRWAVDLGADNYNMPGYFGGQRWNYYRMRAEGHNTLVLNPGKEADQDPKSVAKVVRFETSPNLAFGITDLSPAYARQAASVLRGIALLNRKQVLIQDEVRMAKPGELWWFMHTAATIQLDNSGSKATLQRDGQRLVASILSPASARFTVMNAQPLPTSLNPEMQNKNAKIKKLAINLKAVADERLVVLLTPLREGESAAANPAVKPLANWTAK; this is encoded by the coding sequence ATGCATACGTGTTTTAAAAAGAAATATTTGCCGGTGTTGCTGCTGATAACGATTGCCTGGCTGGCCCAGGCCGCTGAGAAGCCATCGCCGGTTGCCACCCCTGCCGCGCCCGAAATTCTGGCGACCCTCAAAAAGCCCCATCCACGCCTGCTTATGTCCACCGAAGATTTTGCGCGGCTGCGCAAGGAAGTGGACACCGATCCAAACCTGCAGAAATGGTTTCAACGGGTGCGCGATAACGCCGGCAAAATCCTCCGGGAAACCCCTGTCAAATATGAAATTCCCGATGGGTTGCGTCTTTTGGCCACCAGCCGAAAAGTGGTGGATCGGGTGTATTGTCTGGCGCTCATGTATCGTCTGAGCGGCGATGCCAAATACGCGGAACGCGCCTGGAAGGAACTGGAAACAGCGGCGGCGTTCCAAGACTGGAATCCCAAACACTTTCTGGATACCGCTGAAATGAGTCTTGGCTTTGCCATTGGCTACGACTGGTTGTTTGATTATTGGACACCCCAGCAAAAGACGGTGCTGCGCACCGCGATTGTGGAAAAAGGGCTAAAATTGGGCGTGGATTGTCAACGTGGCAAGGCGGCCAAGGGAGTCGGCAGTTTTTGGGTGCGTGCGCATCACAACTGGAACCAAGTGTGCAATGGCGGCATTGGCATGGGGGCCTTGGCCGTCGCGGATGAGGTGCCTGCCTTGGCGGGCGAGTTTTTGGAGGCGTCCCTGAAATCCATTCAACTTGCGATGATGGAATATGGACCGGATGGCGCTTGGGCGGAAGGGCCCGGCTATTGGAATTATGCCACCATGTACAATGTGACGTTCCTCGCGGGCCTCGAATCGGCCTTGGGAACCGATTATAAGCTATCCAGCATCCCGGGCTTTTCGGAAGCCGGCTCGTTTCCCATCACGGCGGTTGGTCCCACCGGTAGATCCTTCAACTATGCTGATGCCCATGAAGGCGGCATCACCGCCTCCTGCCTCTTATGGCTGGCGAACAAGTTTAACCGGCCGGATTATGCGGTGTATGAGATTCAAGGCACCGTCGGTTCGCCAACGGATATGATCTGGTATAACTCTCGCCTGGACCTTAAGACCGCCAAGCAAGCGCCCTTGGACAAGTATTTTCGCGGGGCGGAAGTGGTCTCGCTGCGCGGGGCTTGGAATGATAAGAACGCCTCGTGGGTCGCTTTCAAGGCGGGCGATAACAAGGCGAATCATAGTAATTTGGATCTCGGGGTATTTGTCATGGAAGCCTTGGGGGTGCGCTGGGCGGTGGACCTTGGCGCAGACAACTATAACATGCCGGGATATTTTGGCGGGCAGCGATGGAACTATTACCGGATGCGCGCGGAAGGGCATAATACTTTGGTGCTTAACCCTGGCAAAGAGGCGGATCAGGACCCGAAGTCCGTCGCCAAGGTAGTTCGTTTTGAAACCTCGCCCAATCTGGCGTTTGGCATCACTGATTTGTCGCCCGCGTATGCGCGGCAGGCTGCCAGCGTGTTGCGCGGCATCGCCTTGTTGAATCGAAAACAAGTGCTGATTCAGGATGAAGTACGGATGGCCAAGCCGGGAGAACTCTGGTGGTTCATGCACACAGCGGCCACCATTCAACTCGATAATAGCGGTTCAAAGGCGACGTTACAGCGGGACGGTCAACGTTTAGTGGCCAGCATCTTGTCACCTGCCAGCGCCCGGTTCACGGTTATGAACGCGCAGCCTTTGCCGACGTCGCTCAACCCGGAAATGCAGAATAAAAACGCCAAAATCAAAAAGCTGGCAATTAACCTGAAGGCAGTGGCCGATGAGCGACTGGTGGTGCTGTTGACTCCCCTGCGTGAAGGGGAATCGGCGGCGGCCAACCCAGCCGTCAAGCCCCTCGCCAATTGGACGGCAAAATAA